ACTGGCTGCGAGACGGGGTGCAGCTGGTGGAGAGCAACCGTACCCGCATCacaggggaggaggtggaggtgcGGGACTCTGTGCCGGCCGACTCCGGCCTCTACACTTGCGTGACCAGCAGCCCCTCTGGCAGTGACACCACCTACTTCTCCGTCAATGTCTCAGGTTGGTAGCAatgtcttcccctcctcctccccctggaTCCAACCCTTTGCCTCTCTCTGCTAGTCTCAGGGGGAGGTGAAACTCCTTCCCTTCCATGATCTTCCCCATTCTGCTTCAGACACTGCTGCCCACTAACACTGCTCCCTGCCCGCTGCGTGGCTTAGCTCTCAAAGGGATGATTAGGCAGGGTGGGCTCCAGGCCAGAGATCTGGGGCTTTCAGGACCTACCTTGGGTGTTTGTGGATGCTCTTGGCGTGTTAAGACCCTACAATTTTTCCACAACTTTCCCAGGTCTCTGGATATGTAGTGGGGCTCAGTCAGCTTCCATCCTGTTACAGCCTTGCCATTGGACTTGGTGCTAAGCTTAGTGGTTAGAACACCAGAGCATGTGGTGAGGTCCCCACTGTGGTGAGGACTCAGGTGCAATGCCTTGCCCACAGGCTGGGTAGAAACACCTGTTCACTGGCTCCTGGAACTGTTCAAGGGCAGCCAAAGAGCCCTAGagctctgtgactttgggaaTCTGCCTCTTTCCAAATATGACTCTAATAAAACTAGGATTCAAGGAAGTAGAGCTGAAATCTTCAGGCTATTTGTGCACCTGAGGATGTGGGCTTGGCACCTCCTCCCAAGCATCATTAAGAACCTACCCCTGATCGAAGGACTGCTTTCTTCATTGCCCCCCAGATCCTCAGGAATGCCAggaaggatggggaaaagctctgGTGTGCACCTTGTTGCTGACCACATGAGTGGAGCCCATTCTCACCTGGGGTGCATACTAGGGGAATGTGGCCTGGTTAAAAAGATCAGCTCCTAGGCCTCAGCAGATCCACGCATAGAAGATTCTGACTGCAGGGTGTTTGGCCCATGGCTTTGGGAGTACCTTCTAGCCAGAGTCCTTAGACCATCCTAGGTTTTCCAGTGGTCGGTGTCCATAAAGGATGCAGGTTCGTGGCTGCTATTCTGAGACCTTGGGCAGTCAGGGGGTATCATAAGCTAAGAGAGACAGTCTCAGGGTACAGgctaaaattaaacttaaaatgaACAGTGGACCCTGCTGGAGCCATCCAGTATAAAGGGCAGAGGGGCAGTGCGTTAggttggggaaggaaggagaagagcacTGGAGCACACAATACTTAAGTTTCTGTCTATGAGGAGAGGCGAATGTGTACATCTCTAACTATATTGGCCTTGGCGGGAGAGGGGGTGTGTGAGTGATATTGTGGGTGGAAATCCAGAAGTGCTTGGAGGGACTTCATGTCCCCCTTCTTCCCACAGATGCTCTCCCCTCTTCAGAGGATGATGACGATGATGACGACTCCTCCTcagaggagaaagagacagataaCACCAAACCAAACCGTATGCGTGAGACACTGTTTCCTACCTTGCTGCCTTTGGGGCCTGGAGTTGGGTCTAAGAGAGAGGGGGCCTGGCAGAAGCAGGAGGGAAGCAGAGGGCATATGGGGTCATGGTGTCTGGCTGCTATCCCTCTAAATGTCCTGATGAGTGCCGGTCATTGCTCACAGGTGCGGGGCAGATGGGCAAGGTGCCAGCTGGTTCTGTCTAGGCCCTTGCTCCAGAGCCTGTCCATTACCCAAACCCCTTCTTGTCTCTCTTGGTTTTCACTGGCAGCCGTAGCTCCATATTGGACATCCccagaaaaaatggaaaagaaattgcATGCAGTGCCAGCTGCCAAGACAGTGAAGTTCAAATGCCCTTCCAGTGGGACGCCCAACCCCACACTGCGCTGGCTGAAAAATGGCAAAGAGTTCAAACCTGACCACAGGATTGGGGGCTACAAGGTATGTGTGTATGAACATTAGAAAAGTTAGAGTAAGAGGAATGGAAGATGCTGAGATAGACAGTCCTTATTATATACCTTTTGTTGATACTGTTTCTGAGGATGatggtgctgggaactgaacctgGAGCATGCTAAACACATGCTGTACCACTCACTTTAATTGTTTTAAGTaacatttttaggatttttttttgggaggttgtttggttttggtgggactggggtttgaacttctcacttgctagacagatgctctacctcttgaagcTACTCCATTAGCCCTTAAATAATACTTTTTACCTATAATGATAATGTGTTCTTAAATTTTTCACACAAAGTAAGTAAAATTGAAAGATCTTTTTAGTCTTTTTCTGTGTATGGTTTTTACATGATCGATCATATTGTATATATGATTTCTTATCATTTGTTAACATAATGTCATGAGTCTTTGTGTGTatgaggtttttttggggggttggtggtattggggttcaaactcagggcttcatgcttacaaagcacatgctctgctgcttgagccacacttccagtccattctggttcttttggagatgggggtctcaagaactatttgtctgggctggcctctaacctcagTCCTGATGCCAGCTTTccaagtagacaggattacaggcatgagccaccagctcctggctttgCGTTACTCAAGCGTAACTGAAATATAGTTTTTCATGGCTGCCTAAGATTCCATTATAAAAGTATCCCATAATTTAACGAACTATTTAATGATATTAGGTATTTCCTGGTTTTTCACTGTAAGTAATGTTGTAGCAGATGGCTTcatcagcattttaaaatgtgctttcttAAGATAGACTGCTAGAAATGACATTACCAGGTCAAAGAGTATAAGAATGTTTTAAGCTGTGGTGCACATTACCCAATTCTTTGCATGCAGCACACACTCGCTCTTTTCcttgctccctctctccctttctctccttcctttttctttttcattcctttctttccttttttccttctcctctccccttccttctcctgctTACCTCTCCCCTTCGCGCTAAGCACACACTATCACTGAACTACGTCCTCAGCCCCCTATTAAccactttaaaaggaaaaaggagagtggctcaagtggtagagcgcctacctagcaagctcaaggccctgagttcaaaccccagtactgcactcCTTCcccacaaaagggaaaaaatgaatcacTTTCTCAGAGTATGAGAATGACAAGTTCAGTAGACATTTGCCAACAAATTCAGCATACCCAAAGCActtcattattttcttgttttgttgtttcttttaattaatgTTATAAGTTTTGTtaataagcctttttttttttttttttttttttttgatgggactggggtttaaacacaaGGCTtcattcacacttgcaaagctggcactgtactgcttgagccaagcttccagttcattttgctctggttatttatgcagatggggctctcaagaactatttccctcaggctgacctcaaactgcagtcctctcgatcttagcctcccaaatagctaggaatacagacatgagccaccagtacctggcttttcctttcctctcttgtaAATTGTCTGTTATGTCCTTGGCCCATTTACTTGTAGGAAGAACATCTTGATCATAATCCCTTCTCTAGAGTTTTTGAGCATTCTCATAGTCTATCTCTGGCCTCCCCTTGCTTCTCTTGTatgagaaaagcaaagagaatcagaaagaatagggaaaagctTTTAGTTAATGTGCAAGAACTTACCATCTGCAAGTTACTAGGTTTTCTAGACTCATAAGAGGACAGGTGTCTAGGAGCAGCAGTGGTAAACAGCAGACCATGATCAGTGCTTTGGAGGAGTTACACAGGATAGGACGAGAACATATCTAGCCAGAGATTCAGCAGAAGGAGGTGTCCAGGGCGGCCAGGGACAGGTTTAGCAAGAGAGTTATTTTAGGTATAGACTCAGAGATAGAAGGTTCGTTGTGAGTTTGGGAGAATTTGCAGAAGGGACATTTGTCCAGGTCATGCTGATCTTGCATATATCAGGCGTTCAGAGCTCTTGGTGTTTTCCTTCCAAGTATAAATGGGCTGAGAGTGGGGCCCTTCATGCCTTATTCTGGTTAGCCTCCAGCATGGGGCCATGTGTTGCTGGCTCTGGCTTGGAGGGGCTGTGCCACAGGTGCCTGTGCTGCCCTGTGCCTTTGCCTGTGTTCTCCCCAGACTCTCAGTGGAGTGTATTGGCATGTATTTTCACAGGTCCGTTATGCCACCTGGAGCATCATAATGGATTCCGTAGTGCCCTCTGATAAGGGCAACTACACCTGCATCGTGGAGAACGAGTATGGCAGCATTAACCACACCTACCAGCTCGATGTTGTGGGTAAGAAGGCCAGGGTGGCAGGAGGAGCAtggaggaaagggcagggaaGACGAAAACAGCCATGGAGTCCCAGATTCCTGGCTTTACTTTCCTTATCTGTAATACAGAGTGAAGAGGGCCAGACAGGAATATGTCCAAAGCTACATCTCACTGTAAAGCAGAAGGTGCTGTTGTTGCTAGTCTATCCTGAATGATGCACTTGGTGCAGCGATGTTAAATGTAGCATAATAACAGCTACTGCTTAAATGAATGCCACCAATATGTCCGTCTCTTTCAACCCACTCCCTGCACATCTTTATGGCATCCCTGCAGGGCAGAAATCAGAGTAGCCATAGACATGAGCTcatgcatgcacgcacacacgctCTTGAGGCTCAGGGAGGCCAGATGCCCTGTGAATACCCAATCCATGCTTGGACCCCTCCCCACCAGGGATGTTGAGGATCACAAGAGACGCCAGGAGGAGCAGCTCTCTTAGGGCTGTTACTATAGCCTGATCCTTCTAGAGGTTTCGGATCACATGCAGACATCGCAAGCTACAGAATCTCATGGCCAGCCTCTTCCCTCAGCTTTGATGCTGTAGTCTAAGAAAGAGATTGTGTCCTGAAAGTGTGGTGTGGGGTCTGACATTCTTGTATTTCCAATAAGCTGCCTGGTAATGCTGGAGTTCTTGCTTTCCTGGGCTTCACTAGGAACAGCAGGAGTCTAAGGGACTCCGATTTAATTTGAGAATTGGACTGTGCTGGAGTCTGGGGACATGACTAAAGTTATGGAGTTCTCCGTTTAGATAAGAGAGATTTACTATGCCTGTCAATATGAATGTGTTGCCTTGGAGAAGAGGTTCCTGATGGCTGGGGACTGGAAGAGATGGTATCCCTTCTCCACAGCTCAGGGTCAAGGGGCTGGGGATCTGCAAAAGCACTAGCAAAGCCAAGAGGACACTGATGTGAGTGTAACTCTCTTTAGGATGAAGCCATTTGTCAGCATCCCAGCCAGACCAGGACACAGCAGGGTGTGATGAGcctgtcttctcctttcttccacaGAGCGGTCCCCTCACCGGCCCATCCTGCAGGCAGGGTTGCCTGCCAACAAGACAGTGGCCCTGGGCAGCAATGTGGAGTTCATGTGTAAGGTGTACAGTGACCCACAGCCCCACATCCAGTGGCTAAAGCACATCGAGGTGAATGGGAGTAAGATTGGTCCGGACAACCTGCCTTATGTTCAGATCTTGAAGGTAATCTTGGCCCTAGTCTTTGTGGGCCAATTTGCTGGGAAGGTGACCAATGCCCCCTAGGGGATCAAGAGCCTGCGGTCAGGTTCAGTGCCAGGATTAGGGCTCCATCTTAACCTTCAGGCACACATTCCATCTTAGTAGGGATCTAGTCACAGACTAGTGACAGATCACAAAGTGGAGGGGAGGTGGGAACAGGGCTTGGCAGAGGGCAATGCTGAAGCCAGTTTCTAAAGATCATTAAGAGGAAATCTACTAGGACTTCTAGTGAGTGTTTTCCCAGTCTCAGCCCTGCTTGCTTCCCATTATGACCTCTCTGGCAAAGAGAATGAATGATAAGGGCACTGCTTAAGTAGTTGGAAAAGCAAATGCCACATATAAATTCTAAGCAGTACAAGGAGTAatagcattttcttcctttttcctctcactCCCAGACTGTCATTGTCCCTGAATGCTCCATTAATCCAGGGAAGGTAATTGGCTAAATCTCCATGGATCTTGCAACAGGAAGTAATCAGAACCTGGGAAAATGGTTGACCTCCTTGTCCCAGAATTAGACCTCTCTTCCCCTGTCCCAAAGATTTACTGGTTGTTCCTTCTCTTCACCACTGGTGCTGAAGCTTTTCTGGAGGATAAAAAGGGCTGTGGTCCTTGTGTTCATTCACAATCCCTGCCCAGTCCTGGAGGGGTGGGTTCAACACAAGCAGAGCATTTGCTTTTGGACAgtgacttctttatttttattcttctttctcattcttttttttttttttttaaattcagtcaAATGTTTTGAAGCCAACTTGTTTTGTCCTACTCAGAAGGAAAGATTATAAGTCTCAGTGTCTCCCTTGACTTGGCTTCCTGAAAGTTCCCAGGAGCAAGTATGGCCGCATCTCAGTGTTTGCCCAACTGACTGTGTGTCGTTGGTTTGTTCCAGCATTCGGGGATTAATAGCTCAGATGCGGAGGTGCTGACCCTGTTCAATGTGACAGAGGCCCAGAGCGGGGAGTATGTGTGTAAGGTTTCCAATTATATTGGTGAAGCTAACCAGTCTGCGTGGCTCACTGTCACCAGACCTGTGGCAAAAGGTAATGGGGAGATGGATGGGACCCTGTGCTGGGAACTTGACTTAGGCCCCACGCTGCTGGGGCAGGTGGGGAAGCCAGCACCGACTCTCCTGTCATCCTCCTATGTTCCTAGTGCCCAGAGCCATGGAAAAATACCCGGCTTGGGAGGCTGGTTTGGTTTGGTACTGTGTTGGTGTCTGCTGGCTCCCTCTGTGCCTTATGTGTGTTCcttgattgtatgtgtgtatgtgtgtggatgCACATGTTGTGTGGGCTCGTGGAGAACAGGTTTCTGTGTTCAGAATAGTACTTTAGACTGAAGATTTGCATGGTGGGTAAGAGAAGGAATCAGACATTCCCTTGCAGACCAGCAccagtgagtgagagagagagaccgcCCTTCTTCCCTACCGTGTGTACCCTCTGACTCTCTTTACCCAAAACCAAACAGCCCCCACCTGCCAGGCTGCATTTCTCCATGCTGCCCACCGCCAGCCGCATGCTTGGCTGGGCCAGTGGCTGCCAGCGTCTGGTGAAGGGTCGTAACCAGCCATCATCATCTCAGGTCTGCCAGAGCTCCTCCCTTAGGGTCTCACGCTTTTCCTCTAACAGGTCTCGCTGcctggtggtttttgttttttccttgtcGCAAAGGAGATGCTGGGGAGCATTTCTGCCTCTGGTTTtgtgtcccttcctctctccctccatttctctgtgtctctccagGGTCTCATGTCCTGTGCTTGTCCATATTGCTTCCGTTGTCTCTTCTAGACTGCCGGAGTTAACACCACCGACAAAGAGATGGAGGTGCTTCACTTGCGAAATGTCTCCTTTGAGGACGCAGGGGAGTATACGTGCTTGGCGGGTAACTCTATCGGACTCTCCCATCACTCTGCATGGTTGACCGTTTTGGAAGGTATACACTGCACTTCTCCATGTCCTGCCCTTGCCACAGCACTGGGGCATGCATGCATTGCAGGGCTGGGGGGATACAGCTGAGAGAGGAAGATAGAGGGCTGGCTCCTGCCTGCCTGTCCTTTTTTGCTCCAGCTTTGATGACTGAAGCCTCTCAGATCACTCAGGGGCTTCATGGTTTTGCAGAAACTCAGAAGCCTCCCCCTGTACACCTGCATCTGGCTCTCCCCTTGGCCAGTGCAATGCATGCACAGGAGCTGGGTTTGCCTCACAGCTGGGCTCTTTCAGAGCAGGCTCCTTCCATTCTTGGGCCCAGCAGCTCATCCACTTGGTACCAAGTGTCTGAATTATCTCATCCTCTTTGGCCAAGAGTCTTAGAAAGGGCTCAGCTCCTCCTTTCTCTAACCAGAGGCACTTGGCCAAGAGGGCTTACTGCTTGCACGGACCCAAGCTGACCTGCCCTTCCAGCTGCCAGGACAGTTGTCTGTAGTAAGGCCTGTCTTAGGCAGCCACAGGAGGCCTGGTTGTCCCATTTGTCCTCTTGGTTTATTGCTATCTCTCCTGTCTCAAGAAGGAAGGTCTGTGTTGAGCCAGGAAGGAAGGAGTCCAAGGCCTGCACTGGGTGGTGGTTGGTGACTGTAGCCATGTGGTTGTGTCTGTGTCTCTGAGGTCCTGCATATGGCCTGTGCATTGCTCTGTTCTGTGGCTGCTGACCCTGCcctcctttctgttctttcttgCTCCTTTCTGCCTTGCTTGCCCGGCAGGGTCTCATGCCTGCTTGTGGCAGAGAagagttctgtttttattattgtccCAGTCTCTGTCCTGTCTGTATTCCCAATGAGTTGTCTTTGTTTCTCAAcatcagggaaaggaaaaaacagaacactTCTCCCTGTCATGGGCTCTGCTGTCTCCTTGTCAGGCCTCAAGGCTACTTAGAGGCTATGCCTTATGCCCTTCCTGAAGGGTTCTCAGGATGCCATCTCCCCCGTGGCTGGCTTGTTTTAAAGGGGAGGACTGAAGGAGGAGGTCTGTCCACATGTTGGGGCAAGGAAGTCCTGTGAAGCCCACACCATGTGTCTTGTGTTGAGGGAAAGATGGACTGACTGGTTTGGCTTCTGTGGGAGTTGGGTATGCACTCTAAATGGGAGATAGAGGAAGAACATCAAATATTGTCCCCTGGCATTTGTTTCCTTAAATCTAAAGAGTCCTAGAGGGCCTATGAGTAAAATTCTtaagaattgcaaaaaaaaaaaaaaaaaaaaagtttgggaatTAAATCAGTTTTGCCTGAGGTTTGGGCCAGGTATAAATATTTACCTGCCTATTCTGACCCAGATACAGGTAGGACATTTAGTCAGGACAGAATCTGGTCCCAGATACAGGGTAGGACATTTAGTCAGGACAGAATCTGGTTCCTGGCCTTCCTTCATTTGTCCTAATTCTGAGTGCCACCATATGCCAGGTGCTGTGTGGCatacagaacaaggtatcagccCTGCCCTTGAGGTCCTCCTGGCCCCTCGGGAACAAGGACTCAAACACGTGTGAAGAATGTGAGCACAGTATAGAGAAGGGCACAGTGTCCAcaaggagactgagacagacatgCAGAGGGGCTTCTCAGCTGCCCCCTATTACCCATGTAGCCCAGCAGTCTAGCTGGACAGGCGGCTCCAGAAGGACTGAGCATGAGACTTGTATGGCAAAGTGGTCTAGTTCAACTGTCTGTGGATTTCAACACAGTTTAAAGGAAACCTCAGCGGTCATAGGTCATCTGGTCCTCTCTGCCTGAATCCAGCCCTAGCTAGGACCTGGCTTGGGTTTTCTCTCCCTAAAAGTTCCCAGGGGAAGGGAGACAGTGTGAGTTTCTTATGGAGCAGGGCCCCTCATGGGTGGGGCCCCCAGAACCtgctaactcccttttcacactGACTCAGCCCTGGAAGAAAGACCAGCTGTGATGACATCACCCCTGTACCTGGAGATCATCATCTACTGCACGGGGGCCTTCCTCATCTCCTGCATGGTGGGCTCTGTGGTCATCTACAAGATGAAGAGCGGCACCAAGAAGAGTGACTTCCACAGCCAGATGGCCGTGCACAAGCTGGCCAAGAGCATCCCTCTGCGCAGACAGGTAACAGAAAGTAGATGGGGGATTTGCATGCTCTCCGCCACCTTCTTTCCCTGGGCCACCAGGGACCCTTCCACTGTCTCTAATCTATCGCTTCAGGTTTTGCTTTCTGACTTCTGGGACAGGCACAGTAGAATGTCCTAGACTAGGTGCTCCACAGTTGGCCCCATGCCGGTTTGGCTCATGAATTCCTATTCCCCACCCCCCAGCTTTATCCCCTTTCTTTCACCCGGCATGTGGAGCTAAAGAAAATATGCAGTGATATTATGCATTTGGTGTCCCCAGGTCCAGTGAGAGGTGTAAAGATGTAGGGTAGAGAAGAGGACCCAAGTCAATCCACAGATGCCCCCTCCCATCTATGTGCCCTCCACCCTTAGGAATGAAACACTCAGAAGGTTCTGTCTGTGGAAGAGGGGACTGGTCACTCTGCTGACTCTGGAAAGTGGCTTAGGGTTAGGGACCCCTGCCTGAGGGAAAGAGTCTTTGCAAAGGCTCGGGACAGGAATAGAATTGTTACAGAAAGTCAAGCTGGATGAAGTACATTTGGTCTGCTCTTTTGAAAGGTGAGTAAACTGAAACCCAGAAAGGCTAGTTGATGATGGAAATCAATCAGTCGTAGAACCTGGTCTTCCTACCTCCCTGGTCTTTCTAAAGTCCTGGCTGGGGAAAAATGCAGCTGTGCTGGGGTGGAACACTCTGAGGATTTGGAAGGAATCTGCCACTGCTTCCCCCCTCCTTGCTAGAAGAGTGACCCCACTCTTCCCTGTAGGTGTCAGCTGATTCTAGCGCGTCCATGAACTCTGGGGTTCTTCTGGTCCGGCCCTCACGTCTCTCCTCCAGTGGGACTCCCATGCTAGCTGGGGTCTCTGAATATGAGCTTCCTGAAGATCCCCGCTGGGAGCTACCCCGGGACAGGTACTCTCTGTCTAGCCCCCAACTTTCTGAAGACACCCTTGCTTGCTCTAGTGATTGAAGTTGTGCACACTAAAGCCTTCTAGGGAGTAAATTTGTATGAGGTGCCTCCAGAAATAACCccattgttttcagttttcagtTGGGTGAAATATGAAAGTAAGAGGTGGGGTGTGCAGGAGAGGTTTGACCTTTTTCCAGTCCCAACTTTCACTGTTCTCTGTTTCTCCCCAAAAGACTGGTCTTAGGCAAGCCCCTGGGAGAAGGCTGCTTTGGGCAGGTGGTGTTAGCAGAGGCCATTGGACTGGACAAGGACAAACCCAACCGTATAACCAAAGTGGCTGTGAAAATGCTGAAGTGTAAGTAATGTTTCTACCCTTGTAGAAAGAATCCCTTCCCTTTGTAAGCACACTGGGCCTCGGCCAAGTGGTATACATCCTCTCTGGTACTTTCCTTGTCCATACCTGCTACATTACCTGGAAGTGAAGGAGGCATTGCACACCCTAAGATTGCTATCCTCTCACCTGTTCCTTGGCATCAACTTTGGCCATGCTCAAGTACCTGTTCTGGATCCTGTATCTAGGTGAATTTTCTCACCACATCCCTGACCACACTTACTACCACATATTACAACAACTCTTTAAGAGGGAGAGGAATATCAATTTGAGTGGGAAatggggaagagagaagggaatcCTGGAGACAAGGGTCTTCTTGGGTATACACCCTTCCCTGGACCCATGGCTGTTCCTCTGCCACCCTCTCCCCAAAGTATGAGTCTCACCCTATCTCTGGTTTGTGTGTGAAGCGGACGCAACAGAGAAGGACCTGTCAGATCTCATCTCAGAGATGGAGATGATGAAGATGATTGGGAAGCACAAAAACATCATCAACCTGCTGGGGGCCTGCACACAGGATGGTAGGTGTTAGTGACAAGTCCTCTCAGCCTCTTAGGGGAATTGAGTAGAGAGGTCAGTTTGGCAAAGGTTAGAATGTATTTCTTGGGATCTGGGCTGGTGCCCATTACTGTTCATCCAAGAATACAGGTACCTAGGTTCACACAGTGTGTGGAGAGGAGCAGGAACGTAACTGTGATCTAAATTCGGGCTGTTCCCCTCCACTTCACTTGAAAACTTTCTGGACTGTCCTGGGAAGAATTATCTTGCTGGTGTTCTTTGGGTAGCAGAATGACTTCCCTTACTTCCCTCGGTGAGACAGGAAAAGGAAGTTACCATCTGGGGACGGAACGCATGGCATGGTATGCCATTGGAGGAGGGTCTTCTTCCAGCTGAAGTTACACCTGCTGACTCCACCTGTGGCTTCCCCTTCCTCTTGCTCCCAGGTCCTCTGTATGTCATCGTGGAATATGCCTCCAAGGGCAACCTGCGGGAGTACCTGCAGGCCCGGAGGCCTCCGGGGCTAGAGTACTGTTACAATCCCAGCCATAACCCGGAGGAGCAGCTCTCTTCCAAGGACCTGGTATCCTGTGCCTATCAAGTGGCCCGAGGCATGGAATATCTTGCCTCCAAGAAGGTGTGCAACCTAAAGGCTCCCCTGGGGTGAGGGGAGGCGGGCTGGGATGCAAGCACTTAGTACTCCAGCTCGCCTGACCCAAGTGCTGCCTTTGGCTCCCATGCAGCCTGAGTTGGGAGAGTCATTGTGATCGAGCTGTCTTGGGATCAGCCTGAGTTAAGTTCAAGTCTGTGCGCTATACTTTTCTGCATAGCCTCAGGCCATCTTACATTTTGGCAGGGattgaggggtgggggtgaggtttgttggttttgttttcttgagcccaggctggccttgaactcatgatcctcctgcctccgcctcccaagtgctgggattgcatgtTTCGTCAAGTGCAAAATAAGAATAATCATCCCTGTGTTGTAGTTGTTATGGAGATTGGATATGAGAGTGTTAAGCACAGTTTTGGGTGCTCAGGACACCGGTGGCTTTGTTGCAACCTCAACCCAGTGGAGGTGTGTTGTACCTGGGTTGATAACTGGGAGCATGTGAACAGACTAAAGGTTCTGTCTTTCAGGGTGCAAATCCAAAAGCTCAGACTTAGGCGGATCAGGAACGGAGGCCTGAAAGGAGGGTTTGCTGGGTTGATTGAGAAGCCTACAGCTACGGGTGTTTCGAGTAGATCGGGGAAAGGAGAATGTCCAGAGGCTGTGGTGCTGGGGCAGGAGAAGAGGCTCTGCTGCTGTCTGCAGAATGAGCG
The sequence above is drawn from the Castor canadensis chromosome 14, mCasCan1.hap1v2, whole genome shotgun sequence genome and encodes:
- the Fgfr1 gene encoding fibroblast growth factor receptor 1 isoform X6 gives rise to the protein MWSWKCLLFWAVLVTATLCTARPAPTLPEQDALPSSEDDDDDDDSSSEEKETDNTKPNPVAPYWTSPEKMEKKLHAVPAAKTVKFKCPSSGTPNPTLRWLKNGKEFKPDHRIGGYKVRYATWSIIMDSVVPSDKGNYTCIVENEYGSINHTYQLDVVERSPHRPILQAGLPANKTVALGSNVEFMCKVYSDPQPHIQWLKHIEVNGSKIGPDNLPYVQILKTAGVNTTDKEMEVLHLRNVSFEDAGEYTCLAGNSIGLSHHSAWLTVLEALEERPAVMTSPLYLEIIIYCTGAFLISCMVGSVVIYKMKSGTKKSDFHSQMAVHKLAKSIPLRRQVTVSADSSASMNSGVLLVRPSRLSSSGTPMLAGVSEYELPEDPRWELPRDRLVLGKPLGEGCFGQVVLAEAIGLDKDKPNRITKVAVKMLKSDATEKDLSDLISEMEMMKMIGKHKNIINLLGACTQDGPLYVIVEYASKGNLREYLQARRPPGLEYCYNPSHNPEEQLSSKDLVSCAYQVARGMEYLASKKCIHRDLAARNVLVTEDNVMKIADFGLARDIHHIDYYKKTTNGRLPVKWMAPEALFDRIYTHQSDVWSFGVLLWEIFTLGGSPYPGVPVEELFKLLKEGHRMDKPSNCTNELYMMMRDCWHAVPSQRPTFKQLVEDLDRIVALTSNQEYLDLSMPLDQYSPSFPDTRSSTCSSGEDSVFSHEPLPEEPCLPRHPTPLANGGLKRR
- the Fgfr1 gene encoding fibroblast growth factor receptor 1 isoform X7 — its product is MWSWKCLLFWAVLVTATLCTARPAPTLPEQDALPSSEDDDDDDDSSSEEKETDNTKPNPVAPYWTSPEKMEKKLHAVPAAKTVKFKCPSSGTPNPTLRWLKNGKEFKPDHRIGGYKVRYATWSIIMDSVVPSDKGNYTCIVENEYGSINHTYQLDVVERSPHRPILQAGLPANKTVALGSNVEFMCKVYSDPQPHIQWLKHIEVNGSKIGPDNLPYVQILKTAGVNTTDKEMEVLHLRNVSFEDAGEYTCLAGNSIGLSHHSAWLTVLEALEERPAVMTSPLYLEIIIYCTGAFLISCMVGSVVIYKMKSGTKKSDFHSQMAVHKLAKSIPLRRQVSADSSASMNSGVLLVRPSRLSSSGTPMLAGVSEYELPEDPRWELPRDRLVLGKPLGEGCFGQVVLAEAIGLDKDKPNRITKVAVKMLKSDATEKDLSDLISEMEMMKMIGKHKNIINLLGACTQDGPLYVIVEYASKGNLREYLQARRPPGLEYCYNPSHNPEEQLSSKDLVSCAYQVARGMEYLASKKCIHRDLAARNVLVTEDNVMKIADFGLARDIHHIDYYKKTTNGRLPVKWMAPEALFDRIYTHQSDVWSFGVLLWEIFTLGGSPYPGVPVEELFKLLKEGHRMDKPSNCTNELYMMMRDCWHAVPSQRPTFKQLVEDLDRIVALTSNQEYLDLSMPLDQYSPSFPDTRSSTCSSGEDSVFSHEPLPEEPCLPRHPTPLANGGLKRR
- the Fgfr1 gene encoding fibroblast growth factor receptor 1 isoform X1, which translates into the protein MWSWKCLLFWAVLVTATLCTARPAPTLPEQAQPWGAPVEVESLLVHPGDLLQLRCRLRDDVQSINWLRDGVQLVESNRTRITGEEVEVRDSVPADSGLYTCVTSSPSGSDTTYFSVNVSDALPSSEDDDDDDDSSSEEKETDNTKPNRMPVAPYWTSPEKMEKKLHAVPAAKTVKFKCPSSGTPNPTLRWLKNGKEFKPDHRIGGYKVRYATWSIIMDSVVPSDKGNYTCIVENEYGSINHTYQLDVVERSPHRPILQAGLPANKTVALGSNVEFMCKVYSDPQPHIQWLKHIEVNGSKIGPDNLPYVQILKTAGVNTTDKEMEVLHLRNVSFEDAGEYTCLAGNSIGLSHHSAWLTVLEALEERPAVMTSPLYLEIIIYCTGAFLISCMVGSVVIYKMKSGTKKSDFHSQMAVHKLAKSIPLRRQVTVSADSSASMNSGVLLVRPSRLSSSGTPMLAGVSEYELPEDPRWELPRDRLVLGKPLGEGCFGQVVLAEAIGLDKDKPNRITKVAVKMLKSDATEKDLSDLISEMEMMKMIGKHKNIINLLGACTQDGPLYVIVEYASKGNLREYLQARRPPGLEYCYNPSHNPEEQLSSKDLVSCAYQVARGMEYLASKKCIHRDLAARNVLVTEDNVMKIADFGLARDIHHIDYYKKTTNGRLPVKWMAPEALFDRIYTHQSDVWSFGVLLWEIFTLGGSPYPGVPVEELFKLLKEGHRMDKPSNCTNELYMMMRDCWHAVPSQRPTFKQLVEDLDRIVALTSNQEYLDLSMPLDQYSPSFPDTRSSTCSSGEDSVFSHEPLPEEPCLPRHPTPLANGGLKRR